A genomic stretch from Sceloporus undulatus isolate JIND9_A2432 ecotype Alabama chromosome 5, SceUnd_v1.1, whole genome shotgun sequence includes:
- the RWDD4 gene encoding RWD domain-containing protein 4 isoform X2, with product MTANEDQEMELEALRSIYEGDECFRELSPISFQYRIGENGDPKAFLIEISWPETYPQTSPAISMDAFFNNAISSVVKQSILNKLMEEVEVNLGTSMTYTIFEYAKDNKELLMENQPVNTVTALNNCISTGHSDVAQPSKKKEKKEQLSKTQKRKLADKTDSKGELPRGWNWVDVIK from the exons ATGACGGCGAACGAGGACCAGGAG atggaGTTAGAAGCATTACGATCAATTTATGAAGGTGATGAGTGTTTTAGGGAACTTAGCCCAATTTCATTTCAATATAGG ataggTGAAAATGGAGATCCTAAAGCGTTCCTGATAGAAATATCATGGCCAGAAACATACCCCCAAACATCTCCAGCCATATCTATGGATGCATTCTTCAACAATGCCAT ATCCTCAGTTGTAAAGCAAAGTATATTGAATAAATTAATGGAAGAAGTTGAAGTTAACCTTGGGACCTCTATGACATACACCATTTTTGAATATGCCAAAGACAATAAGGAGTTATTAATGGAAAATCAACCTGTTAATACTGTG ACAGCATTGAACAACTGCATCTCAACTGGACATTCTGATGTTGCACAACCAagtaagaaaaaagagaaaaaagaacaatTGTCAAAAACACAAAAACGAAAGCTAGCAGACAAAACAG ATTCCAAAGGGGAGCTTCCTCGAGGATGGAATTGGGTTGATGTAATCAAG TAG
- the RWDD4 gene encoding RWD domain-containing protein 4 isoform X1: MTANEDQEMELEALRSIYEGDECFRELSPISFQYRIGENGDPKAFLIEISWPETYPQTSPAISMDAFFNNAISSVVKQSILNKLMEEVEVNLGTSMTYTIFEYAKDNKELLMENQPVNTVTALNNCISTGHSDVAQPSKKKEKKEQLSKTQKRKLADKTDSKGELPRGWNWVDVIKHLSKTGSKDDE; the protein is encoded by the exons ATGACGGCGAACGAGGACCAGGAG atggaGTTAGAAGCATTACGATCAATTTATGAAGGTGATGAGTGTTTTAGGGAACTTAGCCCAATTTCATTTCAATATAGG ataggTGAAAATGGAGATCCTAAAGCGTTCCTGATAGAAATATCATGGCCAGAAACATACCCCCAAACATCTCCAGCCATATCTATGGATGCATTCTTCAACAATGCCAT ATCCTCAGTTGTAAAGCAAAGTATATTGAATAAATTAATGGAAGAAGTTGAAGTTAACCTTGGGACCTCTATGACATACACCATTTTTGAATATGCCAAAGACAATAAGGAGTTATTAATGGAAAATCAACCTGTTAATACTGTG ACAGCATTGAACAACTGCATCTCAACTGGACATTCTGATGTTGCACAACCAagtaagaaaaaagagaaaaaagaacaatTGTCAAAAACACAAAAACGAAAGCTAGCAGACAAAACAG ATTCCAAAGGGGAGCTTCCTCGAGGATGGAATTGGGTTGATGTAATCAAG CAT CTAAGCAAAACAGGCTCCAAGGATGATGAATAA